In a genomic window of Mageeibacillus indolicus UPII9-5:
- a CDS encoding DUF5696 domain-containing protein yields the protein MKHRKNIIRLSVLLILTVFLTTGSSCRSTVAKQKVGMAYDSSEQVAKSCVPSASEAVVASQTATAGNKAALSLKNDSLELHLTPDGKNFYLRDFANGSEYFSSITDENMAGLKGVMKLKLKSIISGSYYDRKMNKETEFYSAAENVQIKTELTKKDGRDLLRLRSSLPVGLSFAMDIELVRDRLLVRIDRTSINENDRFVFKKFTLMPNLFVADSRDNGYFLLPDGCGGLLRFNNGRKGIYNEPVYGINRAFVYPAYAGRREKIYLPVYGMERNGDTALAVISQGAGCAEIFASTAGNRSKFNQAYADFVVRASDKQYITPDSFQTILERSLNLSSDLEITVLFCPRKGGYPAMAKRLKNEIDPSSRKTAITNPILISIYGGVATKGTVLGVPLYEKIEKISLPNAVNEIVDNFTDWSGCRPQLRLAAWDKNTILGYSAGEFCPIQPQREMKKFLADLKLKQINTYMSLPLLYFSRSGRGIRIKGDAIRNLANEPSKQYEYYRASSVARQDKSEKYLLNAAKLEARMAILQKSLDKWKVDGIASEDLGGMAYSDYRKDYTIDRDRGISYFQNELTKLSEKQKLAVAGGCYYSIAAADLIYDVPISGSHYEIMDDEVPFYQMVLSGIRAYCGPSINQVGNRKKVILQALETGSCLQYSLAGEISRPDYVTVKELLYGGNWLTCRKQIKDELSRYGRDLQRVAGVQIDNHEILPSGLHRTTFAGGVVVLVNYTDKIINWGTREFAPLSYVIEGGK from the coding sequence ATGAAACATAGAAAAAATATTATCCGTTTAAGCGTTTTGCTGATATTGACAGTGTTTTTGACTACAGGTTCTAGTTGCCGTTCAACAGTGGCCAAACAGAAGGTGGGGATGGCTTACGATTCATCTGAACAAGTTGCCAAATCTTGTGTGCCAAGTGCAAGTGAGGCTGTTGTTGCTTCCCAGACGGCAACGGCCGGTAACAAAGCGGCCCTGAGTTTAAAAAATGATTCTTTGGAACTTCATCTGACTCCAGATGGTAAAAATTTTTATTTGCGAGACTTTGCTAATGGTAGTGAGTATTTTTCTTCTATAACTGATGAAAATATGGCCGGACTTAAAGGAGTAATGAAATTAAAGCTGAAATCAATAATTTCCGGTTCTTATTACGATCGCAAAATGAACAAAGAAACGGAGTTTTACAGTGCCGCTGAAAATGTTCAGATAAAAACTGAGCTGACTAAAAAGGACGGCCGTGATTTGCTCCGTTTGCGTTCCTCTCTTCCAGTTGGGTTGAGTTTCGCCATGGATATTGAACTTGTACGAGATCGTCTGTTAGTACGAATTGATCGCACTTCAATTAATGAAAATGATCGGTTTGTATTTAAAAAATTCACTTTGATGCCAAACTTATTTGTCGCCGATTCGAGAGATAACGGATATTTTTTGTTGCCAGACGGCTGCGGCGGATTGTTACGTTTTAATAATGGCCGCAAAGGTATTTATAATGAGCCTGTTTATGGTATAAACCGCGCCTTTGTCTATCCCGCCTACGCTGGAAGACGTGAAAAAATTTATTTGCCGGTTTACGGTATGGAGAGAAATGGCGACACTGCTTTGGCTGTGATCAGCCAAGGAGCCGGTTGTGCCGAAATTTTTGCTTCTACCGCCGGGAACAGAAGTAAATTCAATCAAGCCTATGCCGACTTTGTTGTTCGGGCGTCGGACAAACAATATATAACACCGGATAGTTTTCAAACGATTTTGGAAAGAAGCTTGAATTTGAGCTCAGATTTAGAAATAACCGTTTTGTTTTGTCCACGAAAAGGTGGTTACCCAGCTATGGCCAAACGATTAAAAAACGAGATTGATCCCAGCAGTAGAAAAACAGCTATTACGAATCCGATTTTAATCAGCATTTATGGTGGCGTCGCGACAAAAGGAACCGTACTTGGCGTGCCATTGTATGAAAAAATTGAAAAAATTTCTTTGCCGAATGCAGTAAATGAGATAGTTGATAATTTTACTGATTGGTCAGGATGCCGCCCTCAGCTCAGGCTGGCTGCTTGGGATAAAAATACAATTCTTGGGTATTCGGCAGGGGAGTTTTGCCCGATTCAACCGCAGAGAGAAATGAAAAAATTTTTAGCTGACTTAAAACTAAAACAAATAAATACCTATATGTCGTTGCCACTACTTTATTTTTCCCGTTCAGGCCGAGGCATAAGAATCAAAGGTGATGCTATTCGCAATTTGGCGAATGAGCCGTCCAAACAATATGAGTATTATCGAGCAAGTAGTGTGGCAAGGCAAGATAAAAGCGAAAAATATTTGCTGAATGCCGCGAAACTAGAGGCAAGAATGGCAATTTTGCAAAAATCTTTGGATAAATGGAAGGTTGACGGTATAGCGAGTGAAGATCTGGGTGGCATGGCTTATTCTGACTATCGGAAAGACTACACCATAGACCGAGACAGGGGAATTTCTTATTTCCAAAATGAGTTGACCAAGCTGAGTGAAAAACAAAAACTGGCGGTTGCCGGCGGTTGCTATTATAGTATTGCTGCCGCAGATCTAATATACGATGTGCCGATTAGCGGAAGTCATTATGAGATAATGGATGATGAGGTTCCGTTTTACCAGATGGTATTGAGCGGAATAAGGGCTTATTGTGGGCCGAGCATAAATCAAGTCGGCAATCGTAAAAAAGTTATTTTGCAGGCGTTAGAAACCGGTTCTTGTTTACAATATTCTTTGGCTGGAGAAATCAGCCGCCCGGATTATGTAACCGTGAAAGAATTATTGTATGGTGGCAATTGGTTGACCTGTCGGAAGCAAATAAAGGATGAACTTAGTCGATACGGGCGTGATTTACAACGTGTAGCAGGCGTTCAGATAGATAATCATGAGATTTTGCCCTCAGGTCTGCATCGGACGACTTTTGCCGGTGGTGTGGTTGTTCTCGTCAACTATACTGACAAAATCATAAACTGGGGAACGCGTGAATTCGCTCCTTTAAGTTATGTTATAGAAGGAGGGAAGTAG
- a CDS encoding carbohydrate ABC transporter permease, translating to MKFVRVFKTTRYESENRPRRHFICLRCEHSKKLSFTRRQARTGLKFCLPFLLGFILFFFLPMVQSITYAFSALRITENGMKLKFVGLKNFTDALLADPRYIRSILDSFGNMIAQTILILLLSLFLAVILNHKFRGSTIAGLIFFLPVIIMSGAVIEILTTDYLSNQIMGNQAERGLFYGRGSYDLLLTMGIPYKILETVMPYVYEIFNLVWHTGVQILIFMAGLKAIPDQLYESAKIDGCTAWESFWKITFPLLTPMLLMNTVYSIIDYCTSSRNSVIQLVTKQTSEMNFGYAAGLTWMYLLLVIIFIALVYRFVSRRTIYMEG from the coding sequence ATGAAATTTGTGCGTGTTTTTAAAACTACCAGGTATGAAAGTGAAAACCGGCCACGGAGACATTTTATCTGCTTACGATGTGAACACAGTAAAAAACTTTCTTTTACCCGGCGTCAGGCAAGAACGGGATTAAAATTTTGTCTACCGTTCCTCTTGGGATTTATATTATTTTTTTTCTTACCGATGGTTCAGTCAATAACTTACGCTTTTTCGGCTTTGCGTATAACAGAAAATGGCATGAAGCTTAAATTTGTCGGCCTTAAGAATTTTACTGATGCCCTCTTGGCCGATCCGAGATATATTAGGTCAATATTAGATAGTTTCGGCAATATGATAGCCCAAACTATCCTTATTTTGCTTTTGTCCCTATTTTTGGCTGTGATTCTGAACCATAAATTTCGCGGAAGTACAATTGCCGGCCTTATATTTTTCTTACCGGTTATCATTATGTCAGGCGCAGTTATAGAAATTTTAACTACTGATTATTTATCAAATCAAATTATGGGCAATCAGGCCGAGAGGGGCTTATTTTACGGCCGTGGCAGCTACGATTTGCTCCTGACGATGGGAATACCGTATAAAATCTTGGAAACGGTAATGCCTTATGTGTATGAAATATTTAATCTTGTCTGGCATACCGGCGTTCAGATCCTAATATTTATGGCCGGTCTGAAAGCTATACCTGATCAGCTCTATGAAAGTGCGAAAATAGACGGCTGCACGGCTTGGGAGTCATTTTGGAAAATTACTTTTCCATTGCTTACCCCCATGCTGCTTATGAACACTGTGTACAGTATTATTGACTATTGCACGAGCAGTCGCAACTCAGTCATTCAACTGGTCACTAAGCAGACATCCGAGATGAATTTTGGCTATGCAGCTGGACTGACGTGGATGTATTTGCTCTTAGTGATCATATTTATCGCTTTAGTTTACCGCTTTGTCAGCCGTAGGACAATTTACATGGAGGGATAG
- a CDS encoding carbohydrate ABC transporter permease, translating into MKKILLSDQRTRGVGSKTGTFFIFLILLAAGIFSILPLVYSVLQSLKPVEELFIFPPRFFVHHPVWENYRELFRLTDTLWVPFSRYLFNSIFVSLAGTVVYVIIASMAAYALAIGRFRGKNVLNQIVVKTLLFSSPVLMVAQYLILSKTGMLNTYYAMILPGLAAPLGLFLMRQFMEQMVPMSIIEAARIDGCSEWQIIWRVVMPMVKPAWLTLSIFSFQGLWAGAGAAYIYKEEYKVLPTVLNQIAAGGIARAGVAAAAAVVLIIPPAFFFLLVQSKVIETMTSSGIKE; encoded by the coding sequence ATGAAAAAAATCCTGTTATCAGACCAAAGAACCAGAGGAGTAGGATCCAAAACCGGCACATTTTTTATCTTTTTGATTTTGTTGGCAGCCGGTATATTTTCTATCTTGCCGCTAGTGTATTCTGTTCTGCAATCTCTAAAACCGGTGGAAGAACTTTTTATTTTCCCTCCGCGCTTTTTCGTACATCATCCTGTTTGGGAAAATTACCGTGAGCTTTTCCGTTTGACGGATACGCTGTGGGTCCCCTTTTCCAGATACCTGTTCAATAGTATTTTTGTTTCGTTGGCCGGGACTGTGGTATACGTGATTATCGCTTCTATGGCGGCGTACGCGCTTGCCATCGGACGATTCCGTGGTAAGAACGTGCTGAATCAGATAGTGGTTAAAACATTGCTGTTTTCTTCTCCAGTTCTTATGGTTGCTCAATATTTAATATTATCTAAGACGGGTATGCTTAATACCTACTATGCTATGATTTTGCCCGGTTTGGCGGCACCGTTAGGCTTATTCCTGATGCGGCAATTCATGGAGCAGATGGTACCAATGTCTATAATCGAGGCCGCCAGAATAGATGGTTGCTCGGAATGGCAGATAATATGGCGGGTGGTTATGCCAATGGTCAAGCCGGCTTGGTTAACTTTGAGTATTTTTAGTTTCCAGGGGTTGTGGGCAGGTGCCGGCGCGGCATACATATACAAAGAAGAATATAAGGTTTTGCCCACGGTCTTAAATCAAATTGCTGCCGGAGGTATTGCTAGGGCCGGGGTGGCTGCCGCTGCTGCCGTTGTTTTAATTATTCCGCCGGCTTTTTTCTTCCTTTTGGTTCAAAGCAAGGTAATTGAAACTATGACAAGTTCGGGAATAAAGGAGTAA
- a CDS encoding tetratricopeptide repeat protein, with protein sequence MKKSLVVFCLSLIFLLAWPLEVTATYGHSQSYTYDRNKNEQPSPDYYVPDFAKNFGCSEQKSDLTDIFFYEEQLYGLDAAKSRVIILDQALNMKGQINFYDASGKRMSFASAGGFFLCPAGIYIADRQERCVYRFTWTGKLIKRYERPNSPAYDAAVPFAVNKVIVDKARNVYALVDGLYSGAVMLSETGDFLGFFGPNEVEMTLDMLIDQNWKKLLTDEQKKAMNRFVPIAYTNFDIDTENFVYTCSANCIREARRVRKLNPSGKGLWDGRDLLFGDFIPEEQQIDGLANLSRIVDVDISDTGVLSILDAARGRIFQYDRNGQLLGIFGGSGKQLGCFTKAAAIESIREYVYVLDGKNGMITRFSVTEYGRLLKQADRLYNDGEYAVAQPIWEEIIARNCCCPLAYIGLGKAAAQQKNYAEALKYFRLGDSREDYSAAFSELRFSFMRTNFPWLILIILIVMMLIKLYRLKFKKHGKFMRNLKKHLVVALSPSDGVDELIYTKSLSYKFSTAVVVFCFLLEVVKYFAAGFPFNPNNPAEFNVFLPLMTTIIIYLIFVSVNWSVASLSYGRGTAGQIYCVSAYALLPYLATQVLILLLSNVLSLEGRPFLLMLSVVGYIWSLGVLIAVIGRLHDFTLKATIANLFLTLAGIVIVYFLLFLCVILFEQVSKLVLIVYNELTLRS encoded by the coding sequence GTGAAAAAATCCTTGGTTGTTTTTTGCCTGTCATTGATATTTTTATTGGCATGGCCGCTTGAAGTGACGGCTACATATGGTCATTCGCAAAGCTATACCTACGACCGTAACAAAAACGAACAGCCGTCACCGGATTATTATGTTCCTGATTTTGCTAAAAATTTCGGATGCAGCGAACAAAAATCCGATTTGACCGATATTTTTTTCTATGAAGAACAGCTGTACGGACTTGATGCAGCCAAGAGCCGGGTTATCATACTTGATCAGGCATTGAATATGAAAGGGCAAATAAATTTTTACGATGCTTCAGGAAAGCGCATGAGTTTTGCTTCTGCTGGAGGTTTTTTCCTCTGCCCGGCAGGAATTTACATCGCTGACCGTCAGGAAAGATGCGTTTATCGTTTTACTTGGACTGGTAAGCTGATAAAACGGTACGAGCGGCCGAATTCACCGGCCTATGATGCAGCCGTTCCATTTGCCGTCAACAAAGTTATTGTGGACAAGGCACGAAACGTCTATGCCTTGGTTGATGGACTTTATTCTGGGGCTGTAATGTTGTCTGAAACCGGAGATTTTCTTGGCTTTTTCGGCCCGAACGAGGTGGAAATGACCTTGGATATGTTGATCGATCAGAACTGGAAAAAACTTTTGACGGATGAGCAAAAGAAGGCGATGAACCGCTTTGTTCCTATAGCTTATACGAACTTCGATATAGATACAGAAAACTTTGTTTATACATGCTCTGCTAACTGCATCAGAGAAGCAAGACGAGTACGCAAATTGAATCCGTCTGGTAAAGGCTTGTGGGACGGCAGGGATCTTTTATTCGGTGATTTTATCCCGGAAGAGCAACAAATTGACGGCTTGGCGAATTTGAGCCGAATTGTTGATGTCGATATTTCCGATACAGGCGTATTAAGCATTTTGGACGCGGCACGGGGGAGAATTTTTCAGTATGACCGTAACGGGCAGCTGTTAGGCATTTTTGGCGGAAGCGGTAAACAACTCGGTTGTTTTACCAAGGCGGCAGCTATAGAAAGTATTCGAGAATATGTATATGTGCTTGACGGCAAAAATGGTATGATTACTAGGTTTTCAGTAACAGAGTACGGGCGTTTGCTTAAGCAGGCTGATCGTCTTTATAACGACGGCGAATACGCGGTGGCCCAACCGATTTGGGAAGAAATAATTGCGCGTAATTGCTGTTGCCCTCTTGCTTATATTGGCCTAGGGAAGGCGGCGGCTCAGCAAAAAAATTATGCTGAGGCCTTGAAATATTTCCGCTTGGGCGACAGTCGGGAAGATTATTCTGCCGCTTTCTCGGAACTGCGTTTCTCTTTTATGCGGACGAATTTTCCTTGGTTGATACTTATAATTTTGATAGTGATGATGTTGATAAAACTTTATCGTTTGAAATTCAAAAAGCATGGAAAATTTATGAGAAATCTAAAAAAGCATCTAGTTGTGGCACTGTCACCCTCAGACGGTGTAGACGAGCTTATCTATACGAAGAGCTTATCTTACAAATTTTCAACGGCAGTGGTCGTGTTTTGCTTCCTACTAGAAGTAGTCAAATATTTTGCTGCTGGTTTCCCGTTTAACCCTAATAATCCGGCTGAATTCAATGTTTTCCTACCACTTATGACGACAATAATAATTTATTTAATATTTGTTTCGGTCAATTGGAGTGTGGCTAGTCTTTCATACGGCCGAGGCACCGCTGGACAAATATACTGTGTTTCCGCCTATGCGCTTCTGCCGTACTTGGCGACGCAAGTTTTGATACTGCTGCTAAGCAATGTCCTTAGCCTAGAAGGCAGGCCGTTTTTGCTGATGTTGTCTGTGGTTGGCTATATTTGGTCCTTAGGCGTACTTATCGCGGTTATCGGTCGTTTGCACGACTTTACTCTCAAAGCAACTATAGCTAACTTGTTCTTGACCTTGGCAGGAATAGTTATTGTATATTTCCTTTTGTTTTTATGCGTGATCCTTTTTGAGCAAGTAAGCAAACTAGTTTTGATTGTATATAATGAGTTAACTTTGAGGTCGTAA
- a CDS encoding carbohydrate ABC transporter permease, whose translation MAINKVPWQTYFAFNKSFKLAETIFRSLLLTGLSVIILYPLFYSISIAFRPAAELYDPLVVLIPKTIVLTNLRNAIRYLDYREALVNSLLLVVISTLLQVSSCAMAGYGLSRFRFRAAKLIFLLVIITMIVPPQTVLIPTFVNFRFFNPLGLVSLYNYLTGSHININLVNTPLAFYLPAMLGNGIRSGVIIFIFRQFFRGLPKELEEAAYLDGCGPFRTFARIILPNAGGAVLITVLVSFVWYWNDFVYTTSLLNNYKTVMNQLYALKNHISHIMQYDVGANPQEGILILQAGVLLSVLPPLILYLLLHKKFKNSVDRSGLVG comes from the coding sequence ATGGCAATAAATAAAGTGCCGTGGCAAACATATTTTGCGTTCAATAAATCGTTTAAACTGGCAGAGACGATTTTCCGGAGCTTACTGCTGACCGGGTTAAGTGTGATCATTTTATATCCACTTTTTTATAGTATAAGTATTGCTTTCAGACCGGCGGCCGAGTTATATGATCCATTGGTTGTTTTGATCCCTAAAACCATTGTCCTGACTAATTTGCGCAATGCCATTCGCTATCTTGACTATCGTGAGGCCTTGGTTAATTCTCTGCTACTGGTTGTCATATCAACACTTTTGCAAGTGTCATCCTGCGCGATGGCCGGATATGGATTATCCCGCTTCCGTTTTCGAGCCGCTAAATTGATTTTTTTGCTGGTGATAATTACGATGATTGTGCCGCCGCAAACGGTTCTGATTCCGACCTTCGTTAATTTCCGCTTTTTTAATCCGCTCGGGCTGGTGAGTTTGTACAATTATCTGACCGGCAGCCATATAAATATCAATTTGGTTAATACGCCCCTGGCCTTTTATTTGCCAGCTATGCTTGGTAACGGTATCCGTTCTGGGGTGATAATATTTATTTTTCGTCAGTTTTTTCGCGGTTTGCCGAAAGAACTCGAAGAAGCCGCATATCTTGACGGTTGTGGGCCGTTTAGAACTTTTGCACGAATCATTTTGCCGAATGCCGGCGGGGCGGTTTTAATTACGGTTTTGGTTTCGTTTGTATGGTATTGGAACGACTTTGTTTATACTACATCATTGTTGAATAACTATAAAACAGTGATGAATCAATTATATGCCTTAAAAAATCATATATCTCATATTATGCAATATGATGTTGGGGCAAATCCGCAGGAGGGGATTTTGATTCTGCAGGCAGGCGTACTTTTATCTGTATTGCCGCCCCTGATCTTGTATCTTTTGTTGCACAAAAAATTTAAAAACAGTGTGGATAGATCAGGCTTGGTTGGTTGA